One part of the Malus sylvestris chromosome 2, drMalSylv7.2, whole genome shotgun sequence genome encodes these proteins:
- the LOC126613805 gene encoding very-long-chain aldehyde decarbonylase CER1-like has product MATTPGILTEWPWTPLGSFKHVVVAPWIIHGTYSYFANDEEDKDLSYFLIFPLILWRFVHNQLWISLSRYRTAKGNGRIVDKSLEFEQVDRERNWDDQILFNSILFYLGSRHLPGASNLPMWRTDGVILTILLHAGPVEFLYYWFHRALHHHFLYSRYHSHHHSSIVTEPITSVIHPFAEHIAYFILFAIPMLTTLFTGTTSVAVYAGYLTYIDFMNNMGHCNFELIPNWLFTIFPPLKYFMYTPSYHSLHHTQFRTNYSLFMPIYDYMYGTMDKSNDSLYDTSLKRGEELPDVLHLTHLTTPESIYYLPLGFVSLASRPHTRTWYLWLMWPLTLWSMMITWIYGRTFVVERHRFHEFRLQTWAIPKYTLQYFMKWQSEAINGLIEEAILDAEEKGVKVLSLGLLNQGEELNRYGGLYVQRHPHLKIKVVDGSSLVVAVILNSIPKGTTQVVLRGNLTKVAYAIAHALSQKGIQIATLHQAEYLKLTKSLNGTESNLIVAKSYAQKIWLVGDGLTEKEQMRAPKGTLFVPFSQFPPKKLRKDCFYHYTPAMKTPASLENVHSCENWLPRRVMSAWRVAGIVHALEGWKEHECGYTMSNSDKVWQASLVHGFQPLTISTAHTKN; this is encoded by the exons atGGCTACTACTCCCGGAATTCTCACTGAATGGCCATGGACTCCTCTTGGAAGCTTTAAG CATGTGGTCGTGGCTCCTTGGATCATTCACGGTACATACTCGTATTTTGCTAACGATGAGGAAGATAAAGATCTATCTTATTTCCTCATATTTCCACTTATTCTGTGGAGGTTTGTCCACAACCAGTTATGGATCTCTCTTTCTCGATATCGGACGGCCAAGGGCAACGGCCGGATTGTTGACAAGAGCCTCGAATTCGAACAAGTCGACAGAGAAAGAAACTG GGATGATCAAATATTGTTCAACTCAATTCTATTCTACCTAGGGAGCAGGCACTTGCCAGGGGCTTCAAACCTGCCAATGTGGAGGACAGATGGAGTTATTCTAACAATTCTGCTTCATGCTGGTCCGGTGGAGTTTCTCTACTACTGGTTCCACAGAGCACTTCACCACCATTTCCTATACTCTCGCTACCACTCTCATCACCATTCCTCCATTGTCACTGAGCCAATCACTT CTGTGATTCACCCATTTGCGGAGCACATCGCATATTTCATACTCTTTGCTATACCAATGTTGACAACTCTATTCACCGGAACAACTTCTGTCGCAGTCTATGCTGGTTATTTAACTTATATTGACTTCATGAACAACATGGGACATTGCAATTTTGAGCTCATTCCAAATTGGCTCTTCACCATTTTCCCCCCTCTCAAGTATTTCATGTACACTCCATC GTACCATTCTTTGCACCACACACAATTTAGGACCAATTACTCTCTCTTCATGCCAATCTACGACTACATGTATGGCACCATGGACAAATCAAACGATTCCCTCTATGATACTTCACTCAAGCGAGGGGAGGAATTGCCAGATGTCCTCCACCTAACCCATCTAACAACGCCCGAGTCCATATATTATCTACCGCTAGGATTTGTTTCCTTGGCCTCTAGGCCCCACACAAGGACGTGGTACTTGTGGTTGATGTGGCCTCTCACATTGTGGTCCATGATGATAACTTGGATCTATGGCCGTACTTTTGTCGTTGAAAGGCACCGCTTTCACGAGTTCAGATTACAGACTTGGGCTATTCCAAAGTACACTTTGCAA TACTTTATGAAATGGCAAAGTGAAGCTATCAATGGCTTGATTGAGGAAGCCATACTTGATGCAGAGGAAAAAGGTGTCAAAGTTTTGAGCCTAGGTCTTTTaaatcag GGTGAAGAGTTGAATAGGTATGGCGGTCTCTATGTTCAAAGGCATCCACATCTCAAAATCAAGGTGGTGGATGGAAGTAGTTTAGTTGTGGCTGTAATCCTAAACAGCATTCCAAAAGGGACAACTCAAGTCGTTCTTAGAGGCAAtctcacaaaggttgcttatgcCATTGCCCATGCTTTGAGCCAGAAGGGTATCCAG ATAGCTACATTACACCAGGCTGAATATTTGAAACTCACCAAATCACTAAATGGCACTGAAAGTAACCTAATTGTTGCAAAAAGCTATGCACAAAAG ATATGGTTGGTGGGTGATGGATTGACCGAAAAAGAACAGATGCGTGCACCAAAAGGAACACTATTTGTTCCCTTCTCACAATTCCCACCCAAAAAATTGCGCAAGGACTGCTTCTATCACTACACTCCAGCAATGAAGACTCCCGCATCTCTTGAGAATGTTCACTCTTGCGAG AACTGGTTGCCAAGAAGGGTGATGAGTGCATGGCGAGTTGCGGGCATAGTGCATGCCTTGGAAGGTTGGAAGGAGCATGAGTGTGGTTACACCATGTCTAACAGCGACAAAGTTTGGCAAGCAAGTCTTGTGCATGGGTTTCAGCCTCTGACGATCAGTACCGCTCACACCAAAAATTAG